One window of Anaerolineales bacterium genomic DNA carries:
- a CDS encoding long-chain fatty acid--CoA ligase, with protein sequence MSNKPWLAHYDKGVPQTIEYPKVPLFHFLEEAARKYPDRACTVFKGAVVSYRDMNKMADSIAAALAEMGVKKGDRVGIFMPNIPQFVPAYFGILKAGGVVVAVNPTYPVEEILTPVNDAGIEVMFCMSRFYGKLKEVRARSGLKKIIVSNIKEALPPVLRVLFTLAKEKKEGDRVDSLESGDTWMKDLLAKHGGSGKPAMDIQPDDTALFQYSGGTTGVPKGAVAMHRNIVANTLQIKSWMTGLEEGNEVVLMGIPLFHVYGMVAGMNFAMSSGATMVMVPNARDLKDVLENISKYKATIFPGVPLLYNAINNHPDVKAGKYNLSSIKACVSGSAALMRETKEEFERLTGGKVFEGYGMSEAPTATHCNPLNGVNKTGSIGMPLPDVDVKIISLDDGETEMPLGEIGEVVINGPQVMKGYHNMPTETANSLRQLKDGRTWLFTGDIARMDEDGYFYIVDRKKELIKPGGFQVWPREVEEAIAAHPKVLEVGVGGIPDPHRGETVKAWIVAKPGETLTEEELKAFCKEHLAPYKVPTHYEFRSELPKTTVGKILRRELVRQHKEGMN encoded by the coding sequence ATGAGCAATAAACCCTGGCTAGCACATTACGACAAGGGGGTGCCGCAAACAATCGAATATCCGAAAGTGCCGCTGTTTCATTTCCTGGAAGAAGCCGCGCGCAAATATCCCGACCGCGCCTGTACGGTATTCAAAGGTGCGGTCGTTTCGTATCGCGACATGAACAAAATGGCGGACAGCATTGCCGCCGCACTGGCGGAGATGGGCGTGAAGAAAGGCGACCGGGTGGGTATCTTCATGCCGAATATCCCGCAATTCGTTCCCGCTTATTTCGGCATCTTGAAGGCTGGCGGCGTGGTGGTGGCGGTGAACCCCACCTACCCGGTCGAGGAGATCCTCACACCGGTGAACGATGCGGGCATCGAGGTCATGTTCTGCATGAGCCGCTTCTATGGAAAATTGAAGGAAGTGCGGGCGAGATCGGGGTTGAAGAAGATCATCGTCTCCAATATCAAGGAAGCCCTGCCGCCGGTTCTGCGTGTGTTGTTCACGCTGGCAAAAGAGAAAAAGGAGGGCGACCGGGTCGATTCGCTGGAAAGCGGCGACACATGGATGAAGGACCTGTTGGCAAAACACGGCGGTTCCGGCAAACCCGCCATGGATATTCAACCGGACGATACAGCCCTTTTCCAATACTCAGGCGGGACCACCGGCGTGCCCAAAGGCGCGGTCGCCATGCACCGCAACATTGTGGCGAATACGCTCCAGATCAAATCCTGGATGACAGGACTGGAGGAAGGGAATGAGGTGGTCTTGATGGGCATCCCGCTCTTCCATGTTTACGGCATGGTGGCTGGCATGAATTTTGCGATGTCTTCCGGCGCGACGATGGTGATGGTGCCAAACGCCCGCGACTTGAAAGATGTATTGGAGAACATCAGCAAATACAAGGCAACCATCTTCCCCGGTGTACCGCTCCTGTATAACGCCATTAACAATCATCCGGACGTGAAAGCAGGGAAATACAACCTTTCTTCGATTAAAGCCTGCGTCTCCGGCTCTGCGGCATTGATGCGCGAGACCAAGGAAGAATTCGAGCGATTGACGGGCGGCAAAGTGTTCGAAGGCTACGGCATGTCCGAGGCGCCGACAGCCACGCACTGCAATCCGCTCAACGGCGTGAACAAGACCGGCTCCATTGGCATGCCGTTACCGGATGTGGACGTGAAGATCATCAGCCTCGACGACGGTGAAACAGAGATGCCGCTGGGCGAGATAGGTGAAGTTGTCATTAACGGTCCGCAGGTGATGAAAGGCTATCACAACATGCCGACCGAAACCGCAAACTCCCTGCGCCAGTTGAAGGACGGCAGGACCTGGCTCTTTACCGGCGATATTGCCCGCATGGACGAAGACGGCTACTTCTACATTGTCGACCGCAAGAAGGAACTCATCAAGCCGGGCGGATTCCAGGTGTGGCCGCGCGAGGTGGAGGAAGCCATTGCCGCGCATCCGAAAGTCTTGGAAGTGGGCGTGGGCGGCATTCCCGATCCGCATCGCGGCGAGACGGTCAAAGCGTGGATCGTCGCCAAACCCGGCGAGACCTTGACGGAAGAAGAACTCAAAGCGTTCTGCAAGGAACATCTTGCACCGTACAAGGTGCCCACCCACTACGAGTTCCGCAGCGAATTGCCCAAGACGACGGTCGGCAAGATCCTGCGGCGCGAACTGGTAAGGCAGCACAAAGAAGGCATGAATTAA
- a CDS encoding DUF1385 domain-containing protein, producing the protein MEDRIITYGGQAVIEGVMMRGQKAYAVAMRAPDGKIVTHTEPLANVYRSGITKIPFLRGVILLWDALGLGMRALTLSANTQTGEDEKLEGPALYLTLGLSLAFGIGLFFLLPAGIGGWAEHWLAQTTSAVWIGNLLEGVLRLLILVGYIWAIGFMPDIRRVFQYHGAEHKTINAYEAGAELTPEIVDQYPIEHPRCGTAFLLTLVLLSILVFTALGPMPILWRLVTRILFIPILAGIAVEYIRWTANNLNNPIVKFLIKPNLALQALTTRPPDHAMLEVAIQSFQSMRKAESEIVI; encoded by the coding sequence ATGGAAGATCGAATCATCACCTACGGCGGTCAAGCCGTTATCGAAGGCGTCATGATGCGCGGGCAAAAAGCCTATGCCGTCGCCATGCGCGCGCCGGATGGGAAGATCGTCACCCATACCGAGCCCCTAGCGAATGTTTACCGTTCGGGCATTACAAAGATTCCGTTTTTGCGCGGCGTCATTCTATTGTGGGATGCGCTTGGCTTGGGGATGCGCGCATTGACCCTTTCTGCGAACACGCAAACAGGCGAGGATGAAAAGCTGGAAGGACCGGCTCTTTACCTGACGTTGGGCTTGTCGCTCGCATTTGGCATCGGCCTCTTCTTTTTGCTTCCCGCCGGGATCGGCGGCTGGGCGGAACACTGGCTTGCCCAAACCACATCTGCCGTTTGGATCGGGAACCTACTAGAAGGCGTTTTGCGCCTTCTGATTCTTGTCGGCTATATCTGGGCGATCGGCTTCATGCCCGACATCAGGCGCGTCTTTCAATACCATGGCGCGGAGCATAAGACCATCAACGCTTATGAAGCCGGCGCGGAATTAACTCCCGAGATCGTGGACCAGTATCCCATCGAACATCCGCGCTGCGGCACGGCGTTTTTGCTCACGCTCGTTTTGTTGTCCATTCTCGTCTTCACCGCATTGGGACCCATGCCCATCTTATGGCGGCTGGTCACCCGCATTTTATTCATTCCCATCCTGGCGGGGATTGCCGTCGAATACATCCGCTGGACAGCGAACAATCTGAACAACCCCATCGTCAAGTTCCTGATCAAACCCAACCTCGCCCTGCAGGCGCTGACCACGCGCCCGCCCGACCATGCCATGCTCGAAGTGGCGATCCAGTCCTTTCAATCCATGCGCAAGGCCGAGTCGGAAATCGTCATTTAA